Within the Laspinema palackyanum D2c genome, the region GATTCGGCAGTTGCTCACGGACTATCAGCAATTGCAACAGAAACAAATTCCTCTGGAGCATCATTTGCGATTATCTCATTACCTAGAGCGTTTCCGGGCGCATTTCCGGAGTCGGATGAATCCGCGCCGTGCGGGGGTGGCGATTTATAATACCAATGACAAGTTAAATGACCTGGCAATGGAACTGCTGGGGGAATTACTGTTTTGTACTGGGACAGCAGGGATGCAACGGTTGTGGTTCAGTTTGTTTGATGGGGAGGTTGAATGAGTATTCAACGTCAATATAGTTTACCGACTTGCAAGCTGGTGTTAGAGGGGTTAACCGACGAGCATCCCTCGGGCGATCGCCAGGATGGAGCCAGACCTCTGATGTCGATTTTGGTCAGTGCTGAGTGCTATTTACCCCCCCGTAAGGAGCCCATTGCTGGGGGGCAAGAGTTCTTTCAAAGTTTAGTGAATACCGTCAGTCACTATGGCCAAGAATTTTTGAGTGGGGTCAAACGGTTCTCCTTCTATACCCTCCCGGTGGAACCCCGAGATGGGGTGTCAACGCCGGTACAGTTGCAAAAAATTAATCCCAATTTGCACCGCTTGATTGTCCAACCCCAGGAGTCTTATAACAGTGCTCCAATTGAGATTGATTTGAGCGCGGTGCAATTGTTTGACTTGGTGGAGGCGGTGGATCAATTTTGCGCTGATAGCCAGACTCTCCCCCAGATCCACGGCAATTTACGCTCTTTGAGCAGACAAGAAGCTAAGGTTCATGAACCTGTCACCAAACGAGCGTTACCGGCAACGGTAGGACTGTCGAGTTTAGCGATCGCGGCCCTGGCCTTTTTCTTGATGCCGATTCCGGAATATCAACGTCCCCTCGAACCCGTCCCAGAAGAGAGTTCCGAGGAGTCGCGCCAGGGAACCGCAGGGATCGCCAGTGGTAATGGTCCCGGTAGTTCTCCATCGGGTTCCCCCCCAGACCCCTCCTCATTCGACACAACCCCGGGACCCACTCAACAGATTACCGATGTCAGTGAATTGCAGCGTCTGGAACGGGAGGTTTATAACCAGATTGATCGCGCCTGGAGCACCAATCCCACCTTTACTGAGCCGTTAGTCTATCAAGTCGCGGCTGGAAGTGACGGGGCGATTCTGGGATATAAACCTGAAAACCAAGCGGCACAGGATTATGAAGATGAAACCCCCTTGTTAGACTTGGTGTACATCCCCGTTGATGGGGGGACGGCACCCACAGAAGAACTGGCTGTCTTTAGAGTGGTGTTTGAACCCCCAAATACACTCCAGGTGAGTCCTTGGGAAAGCGATCGCTCTGAAGGTGACGAGCGCTCGCAAGTGGGCGATCGCTCTGAGGTTCCGGAAGTCACTCCAGTGGCGGATATTCAAGATCCCCTTGTTCTGGAATCCTTACAACAGCAGGTTTACGAGACGATCGACCGAGCCTGGACCCAAAATCCCGACTTTGAACGGGACCTGATCTATCGGATTTGGGTGAATGCATCCGGGGCGATCGTGGACTACGAAGCCACGGATTCCCTGGCAAAGACGGCTCTGAATCAAACCCCCCTGACGGAGTTACATCAGCCCTCAGCCGATTATGTCCGCAATACCACCGGGACCGATTCCTCATTGGCTGAATTCCGAGTGGTTTTTACCTCCCGTGGCATTTTGCAGGTTAGCCCCTGGAAGGGTTTTCGCTAGGCTGGGTCCGGGGCAACTCCCGCCCCACCGCCTTGCCCTTCCTGGATTCTCGCTCACTGATAGGGCGCTTCAGTCCGGTCCTAACACCCTTACCTGAACGGGTTCGAGCCTTCCCTAGAATCGGGAAATTTACCCCAAGGTTGCCTTGAGTAATCCAGCCACGGAGTCAGTCCTATCGCCCCCAGAAGCCGACAGGGATAGGACTTGGAGACCCTCCAGGGTTGCAGGTGAGTGGGGTCAGTCCTGACTCCGGTAAGGGGCAACTCCCAATTGCCAAGGGAGGGCGATCGCTGCTAAATGTAATCTGTTAACTGGCAATAGTCAGTTGCTATCAACTTCGGAGCCTTCAATTCTGAGGAGTCCCCCCTTAACCACCTATCACTGAGCGCTGACGCAACATGAAAGTCGTATTCTTCGGTACTCCCCATTTTGCTGTTCCCACATTGCAAATTCTGTTAGCCACTCCCGAGGTTGACGTATTAGCTGTGGTCACTCAGCCAGATAGACGTCGCAGTCGCGGCAGCCACTTGGACCCTTCCCCGGTCAAAAGTTTAGCCTTAGCTCATAATCTCCCCGTCTGGCAGCCCCAACGAGTCAAAAAAGACGCTGATACTCTGGCGTTTCTAAGACAGTCTCAGGCGGATTTATTCGTTGTGGTGGCTTATGGACAGATTTTATCTCAAGAAATTCTGGATATGCCCACCCTGGGCTGTGTGAATGTCCATGCCTCTCTCTTACCTCAATACCGAGGGGCGGCTCCCATTCAATGGTCTCTGTACAATGGGGACGCGGAAACTGGAGTCACGACCATGCAAATGGAGGCGGGTTTGGACACCGGACCGATGTTGCTTAAGGCTTCTGTGCCAATTGAACTGTTAGATAATGCCGAACACTTGGCTCATACGCTTTCTACGGTAGGGGCTGAGTTGTTGCTGAAAACGGTGGTGAAGTTAGGTCGTCAGCAAATTCAACCTGTCCCCCAAAATGATGCGGACTCGACTTATGCGCCGTTAATTCAGAAAGAGGATTATGTGCTGGATTGGTCCCGCAGTGCGATCGCCCTCCATAACCAAATTCGCGGCTTTTTTCCGAACTGCATGGCTCAGTTTCGCGGCCAAGACCTCAAAATTATCGCCACTGCACCTGTGGGCGATCGCTACTGGGAACATCTTCCCCCATCGTTTACCGTTCTCGAACATAATTGGCCGGCCCTAATTCCTGGAGAGGGCAAACCCGGTGAAATTGTCAGTATTGCCAAACATATCGGGCCGATTGTTCAAACCGGCGACGGTTTTTTACTCTTACAACAAGTCCAGG harbors:
- a CDS encoding DUF4335 domain-containing protein, with the translated sequence MSIQRQYSLPTCKLVLEGLTDEHPSGDRQDGARPLMSILVSAECYLPPRKEPIAGGQEFFQSLVNTVSHYGQEFLSGVKRFSFYTLPVEPRDGVSTPVQLQKINPNLHRLIVQPQESYNSAPIEIDLSAVQLFDLVEAVDQFCADSQTLPQIHGNLRSLSRQEAKVHEPVTKRALPATVGLSSLAIAALAFFLMPIPEYQRPLEPVPEESSEESRQGTAGIASGNGPGSSPSGSPPDPSSFDTTPGPTQQITDVSELQRLEREVYNQIDRAWSTNPTFTEPLVYQVAAGSDGAILGYKPENQAAQDYEDETPLLDLVYIPVDGGTAPTEELAVFRVVFEPPNTLQVSPWESDRSEGDERSQVGDRSEVPEVTPVADIQDPLVLESLQQQVYETIDRAWTQNPDFERDLIYRIWVNASGAIVDYEATDSLAKTALNQTPLTELHQPSADYVRNTTGTDSSLAEFRVVFTSRGILQVSPWKGFR
- the fmt gene encoding methionyl-tRNA formyltransferase, giving the protein MKVVFFGTPHFAVPTLQILLATPEVDVLAVVTQPDRRRSRGSHLDPSPVKSLALAHNLPVWQPQRVKKDADTLAFLRQSQADLFVVVAYGQILSQEILDMPTLGCVNVHASLLPQYRGAAPIQWSLYNGDAETGVTTMQMEAGLDTGPMLLKASVPIELLDNAEHLAHTLSTVGAELLLKTVVKLGRQQIQPVPQNDADSTYAPLIQKEDYVLDWSRSAIALHNQIRGFFPNCMAQFRGQDLKIIATAPVGDRYWEHLPPSFTVLEHNWPALIPGEGKPGEIVSIAKHIGPIVQTGDGFLLLQQVQVSGKRAQSGWDFANGMHLLKGEMLGNGNV